From Astyanax mexicanus isolate ESR-SI-001 chromosome 13, AstMex3_surface, whole genome shotgun sequence, the proteins below share one genomic window:
- the marchf9 gene encoding E3 ubiquitin-protein ligase MARCHF9 yields MFKNRLRMFFDELKVLLFMRSGSRQAEARAQTMRGGVGVGVVGGGCGCPTFIRCAARDPHHDDAEEYYGSEPRPRSLAFEEKEARLPAGPDAVSLSSSTGSGARTPQCRICFQGLEQGELLSPCRCDGSVRCTHQPCLIRWISERGSWSCELCYFKYQVLAISTKNPLQWQAISLTVIEKVQIAAIILGSLFLIASISWLVWSSLSPSAKWQRQDLLFQICYGMYGFMDIVCIGLIIHEGSSVYRIFKRWQAVNQQWKVLNYEKAKDLGDPVSSSSKAGARGSRGNAHGLAGGSSRGRGQRVRRLRTILNHHCGYTILHILSQIRPSDGRLGTATNREVVMRVTTV; encoded by the exons ATGTTTAAGAACCGGCTCCGGATGTTCTTCGATGAACTCAAGGTTCTCCTGTTCATGCGATCCGGCTCGCGCCAGGCCGAGGCCCGCGCGCAGACCATGAGGGGGGGCGTCGGCGTGGGTGTGGTCGGGGGGGGCTGCGGGTGTCCCACCTTCATCCGCTGCGCCGCGCGGGACCCGCACCACGACGACGCGGAGGAGTACTACGGCAGCGAGCCGCGGCCCCGGAGCCTCGCCTTCGAGGAGAAAGAGGCGCGGCTGCCCGCGGGACCGGACGCCGTGTCTCTCAGCAGCAGCACGGGCAGCGGCGCGCGCACGCCCCAGTGCAGGATCTGCTTCCAGGGACTCGAGCAG GGGGAGCTGTTGAGTCCGTGCCGGTGTGACGGCTCAGTGCGCTGCACCCATCAGCCCTGCCTGATTCGCTGGATCAGCGAGAGAGGCTCCTGGAGCTGCGAGCTCTGCTACTTCAAATACCAAGTGCTGGCCATCAGCACCAAAAACCCACTGCAG TGGCAGGCCATCTCTCTGACCGTGATCGAGAAGGTCCAGATTGCAGCCATCATCCTGGGCTCGCTCTTCCTCATCGCCAGCATCTCCTGGCTGGTGTGGTCCTCTCTCAGCCCGTCGGCTAAGTGGCAGCGGCAGGACCTGCTCTTCCAGATCTGCTACGGCATGTACGGCTTCATGGACATCGTCTGCATAG GCCTTATAATTCACGAGGGCTCATCGGTGTACAGGATCTTTAAGCGCTGGCAGGCCGTCAACCAACAGTGGAAAGTGTTGAACTATGAAAAGGCCAAGGACCTGGGGGACCCCGTCAGCTCCAGCAGTAAGGCCGGGGCCCGGGGCTCCCGCGGTAATGCACACGGATTGGCCGGCGGCAGCAGCAGGGGGCGTGGCCAGCGGGTGCGGAGGCTCAGGACTATCCTCAACCACCACTGCGGCTACACCATCCTCCACATCCTCAGCCAGATCCGGCCCAGCGACGGGCGGCTCGGCACGGCCACCAACCGCGAGGTGGTGATGAGGGTCACCACTGTATGA